The region TCCCTATTACTATTGCAAGCAAATTAGTATATTCAGAGATAGGAAATGTTATTTTAACGAGACTTTCTTCTATTATTCATCCAACAAGAGCAAATGATTCAAGAACAGGCATGTTAGCCCTTAGATCAAGTATTATCCAGGGCATTAATATAGGAAATGGAAAAATAAATCTTATAAGATTTTTTGAAGGATATCCAACTAAAACTGTTATTTTGGATGTCAACGCTTTAAGCAAAGTTATGAATAAAGTAGAATCAATATCAGAATTATTAGATTTTTTTACAAATTCTCCTCTAGAAAAAATTAAAACAAATTAAACAACTATGGTGTTAATTAATAAAATCAAAAATAAACTACGTATCAATTACAAAAAGAAAAGATGGCCAGGTTTAATTGAAGCTTATAAACAATACCTTCCTGTTTCAAAAAAAACACCTATTATCTCTCTTAATGAAGGAAATACTCCACTAATTCTCAGTGACAGAATCAGTAAGTTAGTTGGAAATGGAACGAAAGTTTATT is a window of Prochlorococcus marinus XMU1419 DNA encoding:
- a CDS encoding alpha/beta hydrolase — its product is MKFSKYLLIKIFFVLISFQSLFYVSKTNAAEEIKIIYNIFSRTVQVNSLKSFAEEGNSTKKLRKILKATGSTDNEIRKVLNKDFEIPITIASKLVYSEIGNVILTRLSSIIHPTRANDSRTGMLALRSSIIQGINIGNGKINLIRFFEGYPTKTVILDVNALSKVMNKVESISELLDFFTNSPLEKIKTN